One Spirochaetota bacterium genomic region harbors:
- the rplQ gene encoding 50S ribosomal protein L17 has product MRHKNSVRQLGRTQSHRKAMFANMVTSLFEKERIITTKQKGRELKRISEKIITRAKDNIDLPEDAADKKLHNKRIVMKTIKDRDVVQKLFDDIAPRFKGRNGGYTRLYLLGRRPGDAAEMAIVELVERKSAAKKAGENKGKAKDKPKDKPKDKPKDKSKDKK; this is encoded by the coding sequence ATGAGACACAAGAACAGCGTACGGCAGCTCGGCAGGACGCAGTCGCATCGCAAGGCAATGTTCGCCAACATGGTTACCTCTTTATTCGAAAAGGAGCGGATAATCACGACGAAACAAAAGGGGCGTGAGCTGAAAAGGATATCGGAAAAGATAATAACCCGTGCGAAGGATAATATAGATCTTCCCGAGGATGCGGCCGATAAAAAGCTGCATAACAAACGCATTGTCATGAAGACGATAAAAGACCGCGACGTGGTGCAAAAGCTGTTCGACGACATCGCGCCGAGATTCAAGGGGCGTAACGGCGGATATACGCGTCTGTATCTTCTGGGGAGAAGGCCCGGAGACGCAGCGGAAATGGCGATCGTCGAATTAGTAGAGCGCAAATCGGCCGCGAAGAAGGCGGGCGAGAATAAGGGCAAAGCGAAGGACAAGCCGAAGGACAAGCCGAAGGACAAGCCGAAGGACAAGTCTAAAGACAAGAAGTAG